The Kocuria sp. TGY1127_2 genome includes a window with the following:
- a CDS encoding NHL domain-containing thioredoxin family protein — MVERAPRVRASELTGRNWLNTGGKDLNWSDLRGKIVVLDFWSFCCINCLHVLDELRPLEEEFSDILVTVGVHSPKFEHEADPEALAAAVDRYDIQHPVLDDPELSTWQAYTARAWPTLVVVDPEGYIVAHLSGEGHVQGLVSLVHELAQEHEAKGTLHRGSGPYVPRPKSEGILSFPGKINALPAELRAQEAQGQTYLVTDTGRHRVVELDASLEKVLRTWGGNAKGYQDGSADDSRFNEPQGLAIVPEELRAQVGYDVVVADSVNHRLRGVRLDTGEVTTVAGNGVQRLLDAEGARTGDPNFIDPEADPQSVSLSSPWDLVWSDAIESFIVAMAGTHQIFSFDPVSGTVQVLAGTGAEGLLDGTAAEAWFAQSSGLAQAADGTIWVADSETSALRKISFQENGPVVTSAVGQGLFDFGFRDGSSEEARLQHCLGVAVLPDQSVAIADTYNGAVRRWDPATAELTTLARDLAEPSDVLLEDRGEGEEPLLLVVEANAHQVVRLPIPKEAQRVDEGASQTQRPPSLLAGGTLEIVSRFSAPSGQKLDDRWGDPTQLKISATPPEFITEGSGAQQGLARTLTLNPEITDAVLHVTARAAACDGEPGGEIPDHAACHLYQQDWGIPVRVTGDEKDERTMTLDLRGVN, encoded by the coding sequence ATGGTTGAACGCGCGCCCCGAGTACGTGCCTCCGAATTGACCGGCCGAAATTGGCTGAATACCGGAGGTAAAGACCTGAATTGGTCGGATCTGCGCGGCAAGATTGTCGTTCTGGATTTTTGGTCCTTTTGCTGCATCAATTGCCTGCACGTCCTGGACGAGCTGCGGCCCCTGGAAGAGGAGTTCTCGGACATCCTCGTGACGGTAGGCGTCCATTCACCGAAGTTCGAGCACGAAGCGGACCCCGAGGCCCTGGCCGCAGCCGTGGACCGGTACGACATTCAGCATCCGGTACTGGACGACCCTGAGCTGAGCACGTGGCAGGCCTACACGGCCCGTGCATGGCCGACCCTCGTCGTCGTGGACCCGGAAGGCTACATCGTCGCCCACCTCTCGGGTGAGGGACACGTCCAAGGGCTCGTTTCCCTTGTTCACGAGCTGGCCCAGGAACACGAGGCCAAAGGGACTCTGCACCGGGGTAGCGGCCCCTACGTGCCTCGCCCCAAATCGGAAGGGATCCTTTCCTTCCCGGGCAAGATCAATGCCCTTCCTGCCGAATTGCGCGCACAGGAAGCTCAAGGACAGACGTACCTTGTTACGGATACCGGTCGACACCGCGTCGTCGAGCTGGATGCGTCGCTGGAAAAGGTGCTCCGGACGTGGGGAGGCAATGCCAAGGGGTATCAGGACGGTTCGGCCGACGACTCCCGCTTCAACGAGCCGCAGGGCCTGGCGATCGTGCCGGAAGAGTTGCGAGCCCAGGTCGGGTACGACGTCGTCGTCGCGGACTCCGTCAACCACCGCCTTCGTGGTGTTCGGTTGGACACTGGGGAAGTTACCACGGTGGCCGGCAACGGGGTGCAGCGGTTGCTCGACGCGGAGGGTGCGCGCACGGGGGACCCCAACTTCATCGATCCCGAGGCCGACCCCCAATCCGTCTCATTATCTTCGCCGTGGGACCTCGTATGGTCCGATGCCATCGAGTCATTCATCGTTGCAATGGCCGGTACGCACCAAATCTTTTCCTTTGACCCTGTCTCCGGCACGGTCCAGGTTTTGGCGGGGACAGGAGCGGAAGGCCTGCTCGACGGCACCGCTGCGGAGGCATGGTTCGCCCAGTCCTCCGGCCTGGCTCAAGCGGCGGACGGAACCATTTGGGTTGCCGATTCGGAGACCTCGGCACTGAGAAAAATTTCATTCCAGGAAAACGGTCCGGTGGTCACCTCGGCGGTCGGCCAAGGGTTATTTGACTTCGGGTTCCGCGATGGTTCCTCCGAAGAAGCTCGATTGCAGCATTGCCTGGGTGTCGCAGTTCTGCCGGACCAGTCAGTAGCAATCGCGGATACGTACAATGGCGCCGTGCGGCGGTGGGATCCTGCGACGGCCGAACTGACTACCTTGGCCCGTGATCTGGCCGAGCCCTCGGACGTTCTGCTCGAAGACAGAGGGGAAGGTGAAGAGCCCCTTCTCCTCGTGGTCGAGGCGAATGCTCACCAGGTGGTTCGCTTGCCCATCCCCAAGGAAGCTCAGCGGGTTGACGAGGGAGCTTCCCAGACGCAACGGCCGCCGTCTCTTCTGGCGGGAGGAACTCTGGAGATCGTCTCCCGGTTCTCGGCTCCCAGTGGACAGAAACTGGATGACCGCTGGGGCGATCCCACGCAGTTGAAGATCTCGGCCACCCCGCCTGAATTCATCACAGAAGGCTCAGGTGCCCAGCAAGGACTGGCTCGGACGTTGACGTTGAATCCGGAGATCACTGACGCCGTCCTCCACGTTACGGCTCGGGCCGCAGCTTGCGATGGTGAGCCTGGCGGTGAGATCCCGGATCATGCCGCATGTCACCTCTACCAACAGGATTGGGGCATCCCGGTTCGGGTCACGGGCGACGAGAAGGATGAGCGCACCATGACGCTAGACCTGCGGGGGGTCAACTGA
- the dcd gene encoding dCTP deaminase has protein sequence MLISDHDIRQDIERGRIQLDPYDPSMMQPASIDVRLDRYFRLFDNHKYPYIDPREDQPELTRLIETKPGEPFILHPGEFVLGSTYEQVTLPDDIAARLEGKSSLGRLGLLTHSTAGFIDPGFSGHVTLELSNMATLPILLWPGSKVGQLCFFRLSSPTDHPYGSGAYGNRYQGQRGPTASRSYQNFHTTDVFGS, from the coding sequence GTGCTGATCTCAGACCACGACATTCGCCAGGACATTGAGCGCGGACGCATACAGCTGGATCCTTACGATCCTTCGATGATGCAGCCGGCAAGCATCGACGTTCGCTTGGACAGGTACTTCAGGCTCTTCGACAACCACAAGTATCCATACATCGACCCTCGGGAGGACCAACCCGAGCTGACTCGTTTGATCGAGACCAAACCCGGGGAACCGTTCATCCTGCACCCCGGAGAATTCGTTCTCGGCTCTACCTACGAGCAGGTCACTTTGCCCGACGACATCGCAGCCCGCTTGGAAGGAAAATCCTCGTTGGGGCGTCTCGGGTTGCTGACCCACTCGACCGCTGGATTCATCGACCCCGGCTTTTCGGGGCATGTGACCCTCGAGCTGTCCAACATGGCCACATTGCCGATCCTGTTGTGGCCTGGGTCCAAGGTTGGTCAGCTGTGCTTCTTCCGATTGAGCTCGCCGACGGACCACCCGTACGGTTCCGGGGCCTATGGGAATCGCTACCAAGGCCAACGGGGGCCGACAGCCTCACGGAGCTATCAGAATTTCCACACCACCGACGTATTCGGGAGTTAG
- a CDS encoding class I SAM-dependent methyltransferase, which produces MREPSLWEIQKQKNPGHSRWYIERFETMRANGADLDGEARTIDAMTHRSSAILDAGCGPGRVGGELARRGHQVVGVDVDPELVEQANRDHPSATWLTGDLAELGSVLPAESLGTFDVIVCAGNVMTFLAPSTRRAVLEGFRTVLTPGGRAAIGFGGGRGYAFEDYFSDAEAAGLEPSLTLGTWDLEPFDQESNFLVSILRKPVNPANDQGQRTSLLS; this is translated from the coding sequence ATGCGTGAACCGTCATTGTGGGAGATCCAGAAACAAAAGAATCCGGGGCATTCCCGGTGGTACATAGAGCGATTTGAGACCATGCGGGCCAACGGTGCGGACTTGGACGGCGAGGCGCGAACCATCGACGCGATGACGCATCGCAGCTCCGCGATCCTCGACGCAGGGTGTGGTCCGGGGCGAGTGGGTGGGGAATTGGCCCGGCGCGGGCATCAGGTGGTCGGGGTCGATGTGGATCCCGAACTCGTGGAACAAGCGAATCGTGATCATCCTTCGGCGACTTGGCTGACGGGTGACCTCGCGGAACTGGGCTCGGTCCTTCCAGCAGAGTCTTTGGGCACGTTCGACGTGATTGTCTGTGCCGGAAACGTCATGACTTTCCTGGCGCCGTCAACACGTCGTGCAGTCCTTGAAGGATTTCGGACCGTGCTGACTCCCGGGGGACGGGCCGCGATCGGCTTCGGAGGCGGCCGCGGATACGCATTCGAAGACTATTTTTCCGATGCGGAAGCGGCCGGACTCGAGCCCAGTTTGACTCTGGGAACCTGGGATTTGGAGCCCTTCGACCAGGAATCGAATTTCCTGGTGTCGATTCTCCGCAAACCCGTGAATCCGGCCAACGACCAGGGCCAACGAACAAGCCTGCTGAGCTAG